One genomic region from Stackebrandtia nassauensis DSM 44728 encodes:
- the yidD gene encoding membrane protein insertion efficiency factor YidD, producing MLNNLAARTLSWPIMAYRRWISPTLPARCRFYPSCSAYALEAVRVHGAVRGGWLSLKRLGRCQPFHSGGFDPVPGTDRDESTQMTETGGFG from the coding sequence ATGCTGAACAACCTCGCGGCCCGAACGCTGTCTTGGCCGATCATGGCGTACCGTCGGTGGATCAGTCCGACACTGCCTGCCCGGTGCCGGTTCTACCCGTCGTGTAGCGCTTATGCCCTCGAAGCGGTGCGGGTTCACGGCGCTGTGCGAGGCGGGTGGTTGAGTTTGAAAAGATTGGGACGGTGCCAGCCATTCCACTCCGGTGGCTTTGATCCGGTACCCGGTACCGACCGAGACGAGAGTACACAGATGACAGAAACAGGCGGATTCGGCTAG
- the rnpA gene encoding ribonuclease P protein component has product MLPAESRIRRGADFANVMKTGRRARRGAVVVHLATRDDETARGARAGFIVSKAVGPAVTRNKVKRRLRHLAAPRLAGWPNGTDVVVRALPAAATISFQRLSRDVDEALAILSRSRRC; this is encoded by the coding sequence GTGCTTCCGGCGGAGTCGCGAATCAGACGCGGGGCGGATTTCGCCAACGTGATGAAGACCGGACGACGAGCCAGGCGTGGTGCCGTGGTGGTGCACCTGGCAACGCGTGACGATGAGACGGCCCGCGGTGCGCGGGCCGGTTTCATTGTGAGCAAGGCCGTCGGTCCCGCGGTGACCCGCAACAAAGTCAAACGGAGACTGCGCCACCTGGCCGCCCCCCGGCTGGCCGGGTGGCCCAACGGGACCGATGTGGTGGTGCGGGCCCTGCCCGCCGCCGCCACCATCTCTTTTCAGCGACTGTCCCGGGACGTCGATGAGGCCCTGGCCATCCTGAGCCGGAGCCGACGATGCTGA
- the rpmH gene encoding 50S ribosomal protein L34 has protein sequence MSKRTFQPNNRRRAKTHGFRLRMRTRAGRAIVAARRRQGRAKLTA, from the coding sequence GTGAGCAAGCGTACCTTCCAGCCGAACAACCGCCGGCGTGCCAAGACGCACGGTTTCCGGCTGCGCATGCGCACCCGCGCCGGCCGCGCCATCGTCGCGGCCCGTCGTCGCCAGGGTCGCGCCAAGCTGACGGCGTAG